A window of the Xiashengella succiniciproducens genome harbors these coding sequences:
- a CDS encoding transposase produces MDKHPITGRSLERYYPIQGDQFERAYKEHLSGFSEWSDAEHAQSWLLFPENMGASLSIDETSLSRGELYTIISNKSARGRKGTIVAIVKGTKINDVVKVVKTLPFETRLLVKEVTMDFSDSMHAIVEKCFPDAIITLDRFHVQQLCNEAMQETRLQIKREARKMEIENREQHKMKLHRRMVSRKKNKVSNRGRKPNRKNEAYKPEYLENGDTLCELVTRSRYLLMTSADNWTETQKLRAELLFKYFPKLRTAYSLTHSLRMIFSNKMATKESAAEALKKWYNKVTDFENDAFNTVSATIYQREKEILNYFVNRSTNASAESLNAKIKHFRTQLRGVIDVNFFLYRLTLIYA; encoded by the coding sequence TGAGCGGGCCTACAAAGAGCATTTAAGTGGTTTTTCTGAGTGGTCTGATGCTGAACATGCGCAATCATGGCTTCTATTTCCTGAGAATATGGGAGCCTCTCTCAGTATCGATGAAACATCACTTTCCAGAGGAGAGCTCTACACGATAATATCAAACAAGAGTGCTCGCGGGCGCAAAGGCACCATCGTTGCTATTGTTAAAGGAACGAAGATAAACGATGTTGTTAAAGTAGTAAAGACACTCCCGTTTGAAACGCGCCTGCTGGTTAAAGAGGTCACAATGGACTTTTCTGACAGCATGCATGCCATTGTAGAAAAGTGCTTTCCGGATGCCATAATAACGCTGGATCGCTTTCATGTTCAGCAGTTATGTAATGAGGCTATGCAGGAGACCAGGCTGCAAATAAAGCGTGAGGCGCGCAAAATGGAAATTGAGAATCGAGAGCAGCACAAAATGAAGTTGCATCGGAGAATGGTCAGCAGAAAGAAAAATAAGGTTAGTAACCGTGGCAGGAAACCTAATCGCAAGAATGAAGCCTATAAACCCGAATACCTTGAAAATGGAGACACCTTATGTGAATTGGTTACACGCAGCAGATACCTTCTTATGACCTCTGCCGACAACTGGACCGAGACTCAAAAGCTAAGAGCTGAGCTTCTATTTAAGTACTTTCCAAAACTGAGAACCGCCTATAGCCTGACACACTCCTTACGCATGATCTTTTCCAACAAGATGGCAACAAAGGAGTCGGCGGCAGAGGCACTAAAGAAGTGGTATAACAAAGTGACTGATTTTGAAAATGACGCATTCAATACGGTTTCAGCAACAATCTATCAAAGAGAAAAGGAGATCTTGAACTACTTTGTTAACCGGTCAACCAATGCATCAGCAGAATCCCTTAATGCGAAAATCAAACACTTTAGGACCCAACTTAGAGGAGTCATTGATGTTAACTTCTTTCTCTACAGGTTAACTCTAATTTATGCATGA
- the mutS gene encoding DNA mismatch repair protein MutS — protein MASRSDIVETPLMKQYLGIKKKYPDAILLFRVGDFYETFAEDAIKVSGILGITLTRRANGAASSVELAGFPHHALDTYLPKLVRAGERVAVCDQLEDPKLTKTIVKRGVTELVTPGISINDNILDRAENNFLAAVHLDTKACGLALLDISTGEFLTAEGAFDYIDKLLAGFKPKEVLFEKGKKRDFQEKFGTRYYSYPLDDWAFAFDSSRDKLLKHFETSSLKGFGVEDMKLGITASGAILQYLELTQHHQISHINRLSRIEEDKYVWLDKFTVRNLELFRSVSEGGYSLIDVIDRTITPMGSRMLKRWVALPLKDVQAVTDRHAVVEHFFRSPELKDELRRLLYPVGDLERLVSKIATGRISPREMMQLRHALYNIGPIRELTMSADNEVLRRMGEQLDECRSIREKIEREIEPDPPVMLSKGGVVRPGVSAELDELRDILFSGKDYLENLQKRESERTCIPSLKVGFNNVFGYFIEVRNTHKDKVPSDWIRKQTLVNAERYITEELKVYESKILGAEEKILSIEGELYNQLLLEVSQYIPVIQRNSMLLAQLDCLLGYAVLAEENRYVRPVVDDSDVLDIKAGRHPVIETRMPVGESYIPNDLYLNNDKQQIIIITGPNMAGKSALLRQTALIVLLAQIGSFVPADSARIGIVDKIFTRVGASDNISQGESTFMVEMNEAASILNNLSDRSLVLFDELGRGTSTYDGISIAWSIVEYIHENPNARAKTLFATHYHELNEMAKSFKRCKNFNVSVREVDNKVIFMRKLVEGGSNHSFGIHVARMAGMPKSVVKRADEILLELEGSNRKGRLSKPVGEIAQHREGYQLSFFQLDDPVLRQIRDAIAGLDINNLTPMEALNRLHEIKKIAGL, from the coding sequence ATGGCATCAAGAAGCGATATAGTTGAAACCCCTCTTATGAAGCAGTATCTGGGAATAAAGAAGAAATATCCAGATGCTATACTGCTTTTCAGGGTTGGAGACTTCTATGAGACTTTTGCTGAAGATGCTATTAAGGTATCAGGAATCCTTGGAATAACATTAACCAGGCGTGCTAATGGAGCTGCCAGTTCGGTAGAACTGGCCGGATTCCCCCACCATGCACTTGATACCTATCTTCCCAAGCTGGTACGGGCAGGAGAGAGAGTTGCTGTTTGCGATCAGCTTGAGGATCCCAAGTTGACCAAGACCATAGTAAAGCGTGGAGTTACCGAACTGGTGACCCCTGGCATTTCAATTAATGATAATATACTTGACCGGGCTGAAAACAACTTCCTGGCTGCAGTGCATTTAGACACAAAAGCCTGCGGTCTTGCCCTGCTTGATATTTCTACCGGAGAGTTTTTGACTGCTGAAGGAGCATTCGATTATATCGATAAGCTGCTTGCTGGATTCAAACCCAAAGAGGTGCTGTTTGAAAAGGGTAAGAAGCGTGACTTCCAGGAAAAGTTTGGTACCCGTTATTATAGTTACCCTCTGGATGACTGGGCCTTTGCTTTTGATTCGTCTAGGGATAAGCTGTTGAAGCACTTCGAGACAAGTTCGCTCAAAGGATTTGGTGTCGAAGATATGAAACTGGGAATAACGGCTTCGGGAGCCATTCTGCAGTACCTCGAACTGACTCAGCACCATCAGATATCGCACATCAACAGACTATCCAGGATTGAGGAAGACAAGTACGTTTGGCTTGATAAGTTTACTGTTCGTAATCTTGAACTGTTCCGCTCAGTTAGCGAGGGAGGTTACTCACTAATCGATGTAATTGACCGCACCATAACCCCGATGGGTAGCAGGATGCTGAAGCGCTGGGTGGCATTGCCGCTCAAAGATGTGCAGGCAGTAACTGACAGGCATGCGGTAGTGGAGCATTTCTTCAGGTCTCCTGAACTTAAGGATGAACTTCGCAGGCTTCTGTATCCGGTAGGAGATCTGGAACGCCTAGTGTCAAAGATTGCAACAGGCAGGATATCCCCACGTGAGATGATGCAGTTGCGTCATGCTCTGTATAATATTGGGCCTATCAGGGAACTGACAATGTCTGCAGATAATGAAGTGTTGAGACGAATGGGTGAGCAACTTGACGAATGCCGCAGCATTCGTGAGAAGATTGAAAGGGAGATAGAGCCGGATCCCCCGGTGATGCTTTCCAAAGGAGGGGTCGTTCGTCCGGGAGTATCAGCAGAGCTAGACGAGTTGCGCGACATCCTTTTTTCAGGCAAAGATTATTTGGAGAACCTTCAGAAGAGGGAGAGCGAACGCACATGCATCCCTTCGCTAAAGGTTGGTTTCAACAATGTATTTGGGTATTTTATAGAGGTAAGGAATACACACAAGGACAAGGTTCCATCTGACTGGATAAGGAAGCAGACTCTTGTAAATGCCGAGCGTTATATAACTGAAGAACTAAAAGTTTACGAGAGTAAGATTCTTGGTGCAGAGGAAAAAATACTATCAATAGAAGGGGAACTCTACAACCAGTTGCTACTTGAGGTTTCACAGTATATACCGGTTATTCAACGTAACTCAATGCTTCTGGCTCAGCTAGACTGTCTGCTTGGTTATGCTGTCCTTGCAGAAGAGAATCGTTACGTAAGACCTGTTGTTGATGACAGTGATGTGCTAGATATAAAGGCCGGCCGCCATCCGGTGATAGAGACAAGGATGCCAGTTGGAGAGTCATACATCCCCAATGATCTGTATTTAAATAATGACAAGCAACAGATTATAATTATAACCGGTCCCAATATGGCAGGTAAGAGTGCCCTGCTGCGGCAGACAGCACTTATAGTGCTGTTGGCACAGATTGGCAGTTTTGTCCCTGCCGACAGTGCCAGAATTGGGATAGTAGATAAGATATTCACAAGGGTAGGAGCTTCAGATAATATATCTCAGGGTGAGTCAACTTTTATGGTTGAGATGAATGAAGCTGCAAGTATTTTGAACAACCTGTCAGACCGCAGTCTGGTGCTGTTTGATGAACTTGGACGAGGAACCAGCACCTACGACGGTATTTCAATTGCATGGAGCATAGTGGAGTATATTCATGAAAATCCAAATGCAAGGGCAAAGACTTTGTTTGCCACCCACTATCATGAGCTTAATGAGATGGCTAAGAGTTTCAAGCGTTGCAAGAATTTCAATGTCTCAGTAAGAGAAGTTGACAATAAGGTGATCTTTATGCGCAAGCTTGTTGAAGGAGGCAGTAATCACAGTTTTGGTATTCATGTGGCTCGTATGGCTGGTATGCCCAAAAGCGTAGTCAAGCGCGCAGATGAGATTCTGTTGGAACTTGAGGGCTCCAACAGGAAGGGCAGACTTTCAAAACCTGTAGGCGAAATTGCTCAGCATAGGGAAGGTTATCAGCTTAGTTTTTTCCAGTTGGATGATCCTGTCTTGAGGCAAATCAGGGATGCTATAGCAGGATTGGATATAAACAATCTGACTCCAATGGAAGCCTTAAACAGATTACATGAAATAAAGAAGATTGCGGGACTCTAG